A genome region from Arachis duranensis cultivar V14167 chromosome 6, aradu.V14167.gnm2.J7QH, whole genome shotgun sequence includes the following:
- the LOC107492273 gene encoding uncharacterized protein LOC107492273, whose amino-acid sequence MYPPERYMCTLKSYVRNRSRPEGSIAEAYLVDECLTFCSRYLHDGVQTKLNRILRNNDANDFEAEIPHSFPILFPKKGCPLGAKKGEIFSLDDKSRNQAHSYILLNCGKIEDYVREHEADQQGTSWVKAKNHSMNFPSWFKARAMRQNVPDWIKELSRGPNKIAKRYSGYFINGYRFHTRQREARRKTQNSGVTLVALTTSFASAKDPNPIRAKVSYYGRINDIIELDYFGNFKVVVFRCDWYETQEDGYGSSYVQFNKKCYQEEPFVLACQVHQCFYVQDPFDQNKHYVMKSIPRDLFSIGDEADVDPQAIYEKEPSDQSMGPSIPNDNGEIDLIRGDLHEVVIDASKGVLLSQEYNTESEDNSEDDIE is encoded by the exons ATGTATCCTCCCGAAAGATACATGTGTACTTTAAAGTCATATGTTCGAAATAGAAGTCGTCCTGAAGGATCTATTGCGGAGGCCTACTTGGTTGATGAGTGTTTAACTTTTTGCTCACGTTATTTACATGATGGTGTTCAAACAAAATTGAATAGAATACTCCGGAATAATGATGCTAATGACTTTGAAGCGGAAATTCCACATTCATTTCCAATTTTGTTTCCTAAGAAAGGCTGTCCATTGGGAGCAAAGAAGGGTGAGATTTTTTCTCTTGACGACAAGTCTCGAAACCAAGCCCATAGCTATATATTATTGAACTGTGGAAAAATTGAAGACTATGTTAG AGAGCATGAGGCTGATCAACAAGGAACAAGTTGGGTGAAAGCTAAGAACCATAGTATGAACTTTCCCTCATGGTTTAAAGCACGTGCCATGCGTCAGAATGTTCCAGATTGGATTAAGGAGCTTTCTAGAGGGCCCAACAAGATTGCAAAAAGATATTCGGGATATTTTATCAATGGGTATAGATTTCATACTAGGCAACGTGAGGCAAGACGCAAGACGCAAAATAGTGGTGTAACTTTAGTTGCGTTGACTACGAGCTTTGCAAGTGCAAAGGATCCAAATCCAATTCGTGCAAAAGTTTCCTACTATGGCAGAATAAATGATATAATTGAGTTAGACTACTTTGGCAATTTTAAGGTTGTAGTATTTAGATGTGACTGGTATGAGACTCAAGAGGATGGCTATGGCTCTTCGTATGTTCAATTCAACAAAAAATGCTATCAAGAAGAGCCTTTTGTGTTGGCATGTCAAGTACACCAATGCTTCTATGTGCAAGATCCATTTGATCAAAATAAACATTATGTTATGAAGTCAATTCCAAGGGATTTATTTAGCATAGGTGACGAAGCTGATGTTGATCCCCAAGCTATATATGAAAAAGAGCCATCTGACCAGTCAATGGGTCCTTCTATACCCAATGATAATGgtgaaattgatttgattagggGTGACTTGCACGAAGTTGTTATAGATGCTTCAAAAGGAGTTCTTCTTTCACAAGAATACAACACAGAATCAGAAGATAATTCCGAAGACGACATTGAATGA
- the LOC127748415 gene encoding uncharacterized protein LOC127748415 — MSLPRHSQEFRDGVNRFLDYAYSVGNPQGEEILCPCAKCCNFLWGQRESIYSHLICFGFVKGYTRWVNHGESVIGMDVDTGDTGEIYSCNDIEGLLDERFRNVADVEGEKEGMNEDAKKFYNLVDEASKELYPGCKEFSTLSFTIRLYLLKCLHGWSNASFTSLLELLKEAIPNLNLPSSFNKAKAMVRDLGLDYKNIDACPNDCMLYWKEHENETCCHECGTSRWIEPAVVEGDISSKKAHNIPAKTLRHFPLIPRLQRLFMCSKTAKNMSWHQEERKKDGKLRHPADGQSWKDFDNRHSEFAKEPRNLRLGLASDGFNPFRTMSISHSTWPVILMTYNLPPWMCMKQEYFMLSLLIPGPKSPGNDIDVYLQPLIEELKELWELGLSYT; from the exons ATGAGTTTACCAAGACATAGCCAAGAGTTTAGAGATGGCGTCAATAGATTCTTGGACTATGCTTACTCCGTTGGAAATCCTCAAGGAGAGGAAATTCTATGTCCTTGTGCAAAATGTTGCAACTTCCTTTGGGGTCAAAGAGAGTCTATTTATAGCCATTTAATATGCTTTGGATTTGTCAAGGGCTATACACGATGGGTTAATCATGGGGAAAGTGTAATTGGTATGGATGTCGATACTGGTGATACCGGTGAGATTTATTCATGCAATGACATTGAAGGCTTGCTAGACGAAAGGTTTAGGAATGTGGCAGATgttgaaggagaaaaagaaggtATGAACGAAGATGCAAAGAAGTTCTATAATTTGGTTGACGAGGCTAGCAAGGAACTATATCCTGGTTGCAAGGAATTTTCTACTTTATCTTTCACCATCCGACTATACTTATTGAAGTGTCTACATGGATGGAGCAATGCCTCGTTCACTTCCCTCCTGGAGTTGTTGAAAGAGGCTATTCCTAACTTGAATCTCCCTTCTTCTTTCAACAAAGCCAAGGCTATGGTGAGAGATTTAGGTcttgattataaaaatattgatgcatgcccaaatgactgcatgctATATTGGAAAGAGCACGAAAATGAAACATGTTGCCATGAATGTGGAACGTCTCGTTGGATTGAGCCTGCGGTAGTTGAAGGTGACATATCTTCAAAGAAAGCTCACAACATTCCTGCAAAGACATTACGGCACTTTCCCCTAATTCCCAGGCTTCAAAGGCTATTCATGTGCTCAAAGACCGCTAAGAATATGAGTTGGCATCAGGAAGAGCGTAAAAAGGATGGAAAGCTAAGGCATCCTGCCGATGGTCAATCATGGAAAGATTTTGATAACCGACATTCAGAATTCGCCAAGGAACCTCGTAACTTGAGACTTGGTTTGGCGAGCGATGGATTCAATCCGTTTCGAACCATGAGTATATCTCATAGCACATGGCCGGTTATTTTAATGACTTATAACTTGCCACCATGGATGTGCATGAAACAAGAATACTTCATGCTTTCTCTGTTGATCCCGGGACCAAAATCGCCAGGAAATGATATTGACGTGTACCTGCAACCATTGATTGAGGAATTGAAGGAGTTATGGGAACTTGGG TTATCTTACACATAG
- the LOC107492275 gene encoding uncharacterized protein LOC107492275 → MEQYEKKQADTKIRLRGFPVQTSSVPLISSTEAIPDVENVATSFYLEESDLKALLAPGCFYNTHAGLEIVVFSGRKGSHCGVGIKRQQIGIFKIQVSPEWQEGKPLTLFSGWIGIGKRKPENGRAVAELHLRVKLDPDPRYVFQFEDVTTLSPQIVQLQGSIKQPIFSVKFTKDRVSQIEPLSNYWCGSTISDMEMERRERKGWKVKIHDLSGSAVAAAFITTPFVPSSGCDWVARSNPGAWLILRPDACRPESWQPWGKLEAWRERGLRDSVCFRFHVLSEAREGGELLMSEIFLSAEKGGEFFIDTERHMRTANTAASPLPSPQSSGDFGALTPVAGGFVSLN, encoded by the exons ATGGAGCAGTATGAGAAGAAGCAAGCTG ACACAAAAATAAGGCTCCGGGGTTTTCCTGTTCAAACATCATCAGTCCCCTTGATATCCTCTACCGAAGCTATACCTGACGTGGAGAATGTTGCTACTAGCTTTTACCTTGAGGAATCTGATCTAAAAGCATTGTTGGCTCCCGGTTGTTTCTATAATACTCATGCTGGTTTGGAGATTGTTGTTTTCTCAGGTAGGAAGGGCTCCCATTGTGGAGTTGGCATCAAAAGGCAGCAAATTGGGATTTTTAAAATACAGGTAAGCCCTGAGTGGCAAGAAGGAAAGCCACTGACTCTTTTTAGTGGGTGGATAGGTATTGGGAAGAGGAAACCGGAGAACGGACGGGCAGTTGCCGAGCTACACTTAAGAGTTAAGCTAGATCCCGACCCTCGATATGTATTCCAGTTTGAAGATGTTACCACATTGAGTCCTCAGATTGTTCAACTTCAAGGCTCCATCAAGCAGCCAATCTTCAGTGTCAAGTTTACTAAGGACAG GGTTTCCCAGATTGAGCCATTGAGCAATTATTGGTGTGGTTCTACGATTTCCGACATGGAGATGGAGAGGCGAGAGAGAAAAGGGTGGAAGGTGAAGATACATGATCTATCTGGCTCAGCTGTAGCTGCAGCCTTCATAACAACTCCCTTTGTTCCATCTTCAGGTTGTGATTGGGTTGCAAGGTCCAACCCAGGAGCTTGGCTAATTCTTCGTCCGGACGCTTGTAGACCAGAGAGCTGGCAGCCGTGGGGAAAGCTTGAAGCTTGGCGCGAACGCGGCCTCCGAGACTCTGTATGCTTTAGATTCCATGTCCTATCTGAGGCTCGGGAAGGCGGCGAACTTCTCATGtcagaaatatttttaagtGCTGAAAAGGGTGGCGAGTTTTTCATAGACACTGAAAGACACATGCGGACTGCAAACACTGCAGCAAGTCCACTACCTAGTCCACAGAGCAGTGGGGACTTTGGTGCGCTCACTCCGGTAGCCGGAGGCTTTGTCAGCTTGAATTAA